The Candidatus Bathyarchaeia archaeon genomic sequence GCGCGCCGGCGCTGGCAATCGTCCCGCTGACAACCACAGTTGCGCCTATCGGCCCACTCTCCTCCGAAAGATTAACAGTGACGTCCGGGGCAGCATAAGCGGGGAGAGCTGAGAGTAATGGGGCGGCGGCCAGCAGAAGCACCACTAAAAGCGCCGCAATCCTCCTCATACTGCCTTCACCGAAAAGGAAAACTCCATAGAATTTAAAAGGTAGGGTCTTGCTTCAATAAAACGGGCATTCATTCATCTCTCTCAGCATTAGGCTCACCGCAACCTTTATATACCTGTTTCCCTCAAGTATATCTTAGAGAAATAGTAGGTGGAAGTATACTTGAGTAGAAGGAAGGATATCACAACAATAAAGGTTTCGAGAGAGTTAAAGGAGAAACTTAATATGCTTGGGAGGAAGGGCGAAACATATGAAGATATTATATGGAGGCTCGTTAAAGCCTTCGAAGAGAAGCAGATGGGAAAGGCTTAGGTGTTGGGGTATGGAGGGCGAAGTTATAAGGGTTCCGAGAGGGATTGAAAAATATAAGGATATAGACTTAAAACTTCTGCCAAATGAAAGCGTTGAGAGAATCGTAACGGTATCACCGCTCTCCAAGATGCGGGGCTTCATCCTCTGCGGTCTACTGGCTCTCTTCGGCTTCTTCCTCTACACGCTCTTTAGCATGCCAAAAGTGACTATTCAGGCGCTTGTGCCTCCAACAATTCTGTTCTTAATAATATACTTTGTTTGGAACTCTGGTGAGATAGAGAGTTTGAAAAGCATCTTGTTTAAAGCAATCAAGTACATTATAGCTTTAGTCATTATAAGCTATATACTGGCTTACATTACATCATATCTCGAGCCAATAGTTAAAGCTATGGATCCAGCGGTTGATTTGGGTTTCTCAACCGACCCGACAGAAAATATATGGAGGATTCTGTCATTATTCACCAGCCTGATCAACGTGTTGCTTATGCCCTACGCCCCCATTCTAAGAATTGCAGCACTCGGGCTATCGGCCATCAGCCTCATACTTATTGCGCTAACATACTTAGAGTGTAGGGGCACACTTTACTATGTTACTGATAGGCGTGTCGTTGTTAGGAGGAAGTTTGGTACGGTTCAGGTTACAACGCTTCCGCTCGACGGCCTCGTTGAGGTAACAGCCTTCCAAGGATTCTTCGGGAGAATATTCGGATACGGCGATATTGTGCTGAGCATGGTGAGCGGGGGCGGCGTTGCGGACAGCTTGGCTCCCCAGCCAGTCCAGCCGATAGGAGCCTTCTACCAAGTTAAGAGGAGGCTTGAGGGCGTCAGAAACGTCTGGGAGCTAAAGGATCTCATTATAATGTTGAGGGACAGGTATGTTGAGGCAATATACCTTGAGCGCATAGAGGGAGAAGTCAGGAGAATAAGGGAGGCAGTTACGGGAGAGAAAAAAGCAACCATAAGAATGGGCAGGGAGGAGAAGGAAACTATTCAGGGTAGGGAATAAGGAATAAAAGGCTTCCCTTTAAAAACATTCCTTGCTTCCAATTGGAAGGTGAAAGTGTATGAGTAAATCCTATAGAAGAAGGGCGGCGGTTTTAATCACCCTCTTCGTTACCATAATAATTGCTGTGGCATTATGGTATTGGTTCTTCACTAGAATACAAAGCGAATTAAGTAAGTTGGAGGAGCATGGAAAAGAGTCTGGTGAACCTCTATTATCAAACGAATTCTTTGCAATCCTCTCAGCAAATCTAACATATATTGGTCAGCCGGAAATGTATACTTATGAAATGGGGCAGGTCGAGGAGGTTGACTGCTGGGATATTTATAATTTAAGGTGGATAACGATTAAAAAACTTGTAAACTGGTGGTTTGGAATAGAGTATGCCAACACCAGTGCATATAATCCAAACATGGTTAATGACTTCTTAGGGGACTGGTGCTGGAACATCACGGAGGTTGATGGAAAGAGGGCTATTGTAATATACGTTCCAGTCAACTGCACCCTTCACATCGGCGCGGAAGGAAAACCAAACGTTAATGCTAAGGTTGGCGATGAATTCTGGATCCGCATAAATTTCCGGGTGCTGAATGGATCATTGCAGTTAATGATGATGCACGCTCCATCCTTCTCCGCCATGGAGGGAGAAAGCATCCCGGTTCTCCAACTCTTTCTGGGTCCAGAAGAAATAAGGGGCAAGGCAAAATACAGGGGTTTCAACTATTATTTTATGCCAATATTCAACGCAAATGATTGGTTCACTCTCACAGTAAAATACATCGACCTTTTTCCATCAGTGATAAGCAATGAGGTGCCGAAGTACCTTAATAGAAGTATTGAAAAATCGGACATTATTATATACACGCCGGAATGTGACATTTTCTTTCCGAGAAAGATGAGGTATACTACTGAGCCGTTAACAATCGCCTTCAGTACAGATGGCCTAATGGCTTTTAAACCCTCAGCGGTCTTAGAGGTGACTGTAAGAAATAACAATTCAAGGCCGATTAAATGGATTAACGTATGCGTCGGCGGGGAGTCGACTTATGTCCTCATGAAGGAACCAATAAAACAGGGTGAGGCCAGAACTGTTAGAGCGGCCTTCACCCAAAAATTAAATCCAAACGAATATTACAATGCCACGATCACAGCGATATACGAGGACATGACTGAAAAAAGCGCCGTGATCGCTGTTCAAAGCAGGGAAAAATAAAACGTTAAAGTGCAACTGTAATGCTGCTTGCGGCAGTAACTATGTAATGTAGAGGGAGGAAGCTGCGAAAGCAAGAAAGCCCCAAGGATACTCCACAGCCAAATAGAATCCGCTGTATTCCAATTGTCATCGTTAGCTGTATTCGCATGAAGCAGCATTCCTTGACTGGGATCTGTAATATATCCGTCATACTCGTAGCCATCAGGCACGCCAGTAATCCATGTTCTACCGTATGTCAGGTTTGGGTAGTCCCAGTTCAATCGATTGCTTCTAGCATAGTAGTTGAAAAATGCATAATGAGTGGGGCAGGCCACTCCAGTATCCAAATTGTTATGTTGGCTAACAACAACGCCCATTGTTAAGTAATCTCTAGGCAAATATGGTAGAAGCAATCCTTCTACCATATTATGCATTTTTCAACTACTAGGCTTTTCAACTACAAACTTATATATGGGATTTATGCAATTTTATAAATTGTCCCTAGTGGGATGTAAGGGGGAGGAGAATTGTCTGAGGTAGTTGTTCGCTTT encodes the following:
- a CDS encoding PH domain-containing protein — its product is MEGEVIRVPRGIEKYKDIDLKLLPNESVERIVTVSPLSKMRGFILCGLLALFGFFLYTLFSMPKVTIQALVPPTILFLIIYFVWNSGEIESLKSILFKAIKYIIALVIISYILAYITSYLEPIVKAMDPAVDLGFSTDPTENIWRILSLFTSLINVLLMPYAPILRIAALGLSAISLILIALTYLECRGTLYYVTDRRVVVRRKFGTVQVTTLPLDGLVEVTAFQGFFGRIFGYGDIVLSMVSGGGVADSLAPQPVQPIGAFYQVKRRLEGVRNVWELKDLIIMLRDRYVEAIYLERIEGEVRRIREAVTGEKKATIRMGREEKETIQGRE